TAATTAAGCAGACAGTCAGGCGTGAGGGATTAGTGGGATGACTAGCGAGCAGCGGCAACTTCGCCAAACGGTCATATTTTTGCGCACCTCCTTTGAAGCGGTGCAGCACTCTATTGCCGGCCGCCTGGAAGACCCGCTGCCCTGCTGGATGGATACCAGCATGCTTTCCATGCTGTCGCGGGAGCTCACTCGCTGCTGCCAGCAGTCTAAGCCGCTGTTTGCCCCAGCCGTCATCGAACAGCTCTATATCGCCTCGCAACAGTGCGAGCTGCTGCTCAAACAGTGCCCTGGGGTACTCAGCAGCGCGGTCTGCTATCGACAGTTGGGAGCCATTATGCTGCCACTCTCTAGTGCGCTCCAGCAGATCGATACTCCTGCCAAACGGCGCTGGCCTTGGGCGAAGTGGAATTGACTAAGCATTGAGGCATCACTAGTCCAGCAAATATCTAGTGGTGAGCGCTAGCATGGTAGCAGGCAAGTAGCGACGCTCCAGACCTTGGAAAGGTTAGGGACAGGGTTTATTGATGCGTATCCTTAGTGGCAAGCACTTGCTTACCTAGGCCTGTTAATCGATATTTTTGGGTTGGGCTACGCGGCGAGTCAGGTTGAGTCATTTCAATCAACCCTAAATCAAGCAGGGGATTCAGTACAGCCGCTCGAAACTTAGTTCTGTTGGAACGCCCAGTAACTTTCATCAAATGTGTAATTCGGGCTTCTTCAACACAGCATTGGAGCAGATCTACTTGCTCCTTACTTATTCCCTGCTTAGTCCCTACTTGTTCGGTGACTTCGGGGGTGACTTCAGCCACGGCTTCTTTGTCGACCGAAAACCCTTGATGAACAGGTAAGCGAATTAAAAAGAAACTGCGCTCATCGTCGGTTTCGAACACTGGCGCTGGAGAGCCGTTCGCCTTCATTACCCGAAGTATTTTTGGTACACCCGTTGAACGGCCTTCGGTTAAATCCAACTCTTTCAGAAACTCGCCGATACGCCGGTTGCGTTAGCAACGGCTGGTCGAAGCTCGCCCTGCTTCTAAAAAAATAGCTCTCGCTTGACCCTGCTATTTATCATGATAAATTCAAGATGAGGCGCCAACGAGCGTCAACGCTGAGACACATCACAAGACAGGGTATCCTCATGGCTGAACAACAAACCGCGGCAGCCTCTGGCTCGCGTAAAAAGTGGTATCAGGCGGTTCCCGACCCCATGGTGCTAATCTTTATTATTCTGGTTGCTACCTATTTTCTGACCTTCATTATCCCCGCAGGTGAATTTGAACGAGTTACCCAAGATGGCCGAACGGTGGTGGTGCCGGGCTCTTTTGCCTATTTAGAAGACGTTGCCAACATCCCCCTCTTCAATATTTTTGTGGCGATTCCTGAAGGGCTTATCTCCGCCTCGCAGTATCTATTTATCGTCTTTATCGCCGGTGGTCTGTTTCATATTTTGCAAAAGACCGGTGCGTTAGAGAACGCGATCGGCGTAGCGGTTAATCGTGTTGGCGTTGAGCGACGTAACGTGATTATTGTCGTCGGTACCTTTATCTACGGCTTTTTTGGTGTAGCCGTCGGGTTTGAAAACAACATTGCATTAGTCCCCATTGCGGTTCTCATCGCCAGCGCTATTGGCTGCTCCAGTTTGGTGGGTACCGCTATGGCCGTTGGTGGTATTGGGATCGGTTTTGCACTCTCGCCCATCAATCCCTATACCGTGGGGGTTGCTCAAGGGATCGCGGAACTGCCGACCTTCTCTGGCGCTTGGCTACGTACGTTGCTGGTGCTTTCGTCACTGTCACTGCTCTCGCTGTATATCTGCAAACGCGTCGTCAAAATGGAGTTTGAAGAGCCGGATAATGCGGAAGCACTGAGCAAGCCGCTTAGCGAATACTCTCTCACCAAGCGCAACATCCTGACGATGGTCGTGTTCGTGGGTGGTCTGGTCGCTATGCTCATTGGCGTGTTCACTCGCGGTTGGTATATCAATGAAATTGCAGGCACTTTCCTGCTGCTGGCGATCATCATTGGCGCCTTAAACGGCCTATCGGCGAACGGTATTGTTAAACAGATGATGGAGGGTGCTGCCAGCGTAACCGCAGGCGCGCTTGTGATCGGGGTGGCGGCCTCAATTCAGGTCATCCTTGAGCAGGCCGTGATTATCGACACCATCGTTAACTCGCTGAGCGCAATGATCGACGGCATTCCGTCAATATTTTCCGCGATTATGGCCAGTGTGGTGCAGGGTATTATCAACCTCTTTATCCCTTCCGGTTCTGGTCAGGCACTAGTGACAATGCCCATTCTGATTCCAGTGGCGGATCTTGTGGGTATGAGCCGTCAACTGATGATCACTGCGTTCCAAGTCGGCGACGGCTTAACGAACCTGATTGTTCCCACGTCTGGCGGCACACTCGCCATGCTGGCGCTGGGTCGCGTCTCATACGCCCAGTGGTTGAAGGCGATTATGCCCTTTATGGCGTTGGTGTATGTATTAGCCTGGGTAGGGTTGGTGATTGGCCACCTGGTGGGTTACTGAACAATAGAGGCAACCGCGATGACGCTTTCTCTCGTTCATTGCAATCCTGCCACAGGCACCGTTGCGGCCATCACCGCTACAGGCGGAGTGGCGGTGGGAGGCTATGTGCATCACTGTTGGCGAGGCACTGGGGCATGCGTCACCCAAGGGCGCTTTACCAACCCGTGGTACCCAGCTCGGATATATGAAGCACTTGCCGCGGGCGCCAGCGCCCGGCAGGCGCTTCGCGCCGCCGTTAGCGAGGACAACGACTCAGGGTTCCGCCAATGCTTGGTGATGGATTCTCAGGGCCGCACATCAGTACATTCAGGTGCAGAGAATGTGCCTGAAGTGGCTGAAACCTGCTTTCCCAGCGTCGCTGCCGCTGGGAATATGCTGCAGAGCACCGAAGTCGTGCGGATTTTTGCAGAGCAATTTTTACGCCTTAGCGCCACTAATAGCAGCGCTGCCATTCAACGCAACGAATCGCCCCGCTTCCCTATTCATCACGACC
This Vreelandella neptunia DNA region includes the following protein-coding sequences:
- a CDS encoding Fic family protein, producing MGEFLKELDLTEGRSTGVPKILRVMKANGSPAPVFETDDERSFFLIRLPVHQGFSVDKEAVAEVTPEVTEQVGTKQGISKEQVDLLQCCVEEARITHLMKVTGRSNRTKFRAAVLNPLLDLGLIEMTQPDSPRSPTQKYRLTGLGKQVLATKDTHQ
- a CDS encoding YfcC family protein produces the protein MAEQQTAAASGSRKKWYQAVPDPMVLIFIILVATYFLTFIIPAGEFERVTQDGRTVVVPGSFAYLEDVANIPLFNIFVAIPEGLISASQYLFIVFIAGGLFHILQKTGALENAIGVAVNRVGVERRNVIIVVGTFIYGFFGVAVGFENNIALVPIAVLIASAIGCSSLVGTAMAVGGIGIGFALSPINPYTVGVAQGIAELPTFSGAWLRTLLVLSSLSLLSLYICKRVVKMEFEEPDNAEALSKPLSEYSLTKRNILTMVVFVGGLVAMLIGVFTRGWYINEIAGTFLLLAIIIGALNGLSANGIVKQMMEGAASVTAGALVIGVAASIQVILEQAVIIDTIVNSLSAMIDGIPSIFSAIMASVVQGIINLFIPSGSGQALVTMPILIPVADLVGMSRQLMITAFQVGDGLTNLIVPTSGGTLAMLALGRVSYAQWLKAIMPFMALVYVLAWVGLVIGHLVGY
- a CDS encoding DUF1028 domain-containing protein, which translates into the protein MTLSLVHCNPATGTVAAITATGGVAVGGYVHHCWRGTGACVTQGRFTNPWYPARIYEALAAGASARQALRAAVSEDNDSGFRQCLVMDSQGRTSVHSGAENVPEVAETCFPSVAAAGNMLQSTEVVRIFAEQFLRLSATNSSAAIQRNESPRFPIHHDQHLLTHLIDALDAALSAGGDKRGARSAALRIESFHQAPIDLRIDWSEDVVGALRALVDEFMAENFQAFWRQLPLR